The Tenuifilum thalassicum genome includes the window AAAAAAGGCATGTAACCGAACGTATTGACAAGTTTCTTACACACAAGTTTTTTGGATTCCCAATTTTCATTTTCCTTATATGGCTAACCTTTTTCACTACATTCACAGTTGGCCAATACCCAATGAACTGGATAGAATTGGGTGTAGACTGGATAAGTAAAACAATAAACTCTTATATGACCGAGGGTCCACTAAAAGACCTTTTGGTAAATGGAATAATTAGCGGCGTTGGAAGTGTTATAGTTTTCTTACCTAACATCCTCATCCTTTTTCTATTCATCTCATTATTAGAAGATACAGGTTACATGGCGCGTGCAGCATTTATCATGGATAAGCTAATGCACAAGATAGGATTGCATGGAAAATCATTCATACCTCTTGTTATGGGATTTGGATGTAATGTACCCGCAATAATGGCGTCGAGAACAATTGAAAATAAGAACAATCGTTTAGTTACTATGCTCATTACCCCCTTTATGAGTTGTAGTGCACGACTACCAGTTTACATCCTAATTTTAGGTGCATTTTTCCCCGAACATGCCGGTAATCTTCTTTTTGTAATATATTTCACAGGAATTTTAATTGCAATTGGAACCGCTCTTCTTTTCAAGAAAACAATATTTAAGGCTGAAGACATTCCATTTGTAATGGAACTGCCACCCTACAGAATGCCTACACTTCGCTCTACGATTTTTCATATGTGGCATAAAGGTTCACAGTACCTTAAAAAGATGGGTGGAGTAATTTTGGTAGCCGTTATATTCATTTGGGCCTTAGGATATTTTCCTAGTGAAATTGAGTACTCAAAAGATTACGACAAATCGTTAAAATCATTGACTCAAGAAATTGAAAATCAAAACACCTCCAAAGAAGCCACCGATAGCCTTATGGCTAGAATTCATCAAATAGAATTAGAAAAGGAAGCCGAACGTCAAGAAAAATCCTATTTGGGCAGAATTGGAAAGTTTATTGAGCCAGCTATTCGTCCATTGGGCTTCGATTGGAAAATGGGAGTTAGCTTACTTTCTGGTGTGGCAGCAAAAGAAATTGTTGTTAGCACTTTAGGTGTACTATACCAATCGGATACCGAAACGGATACCAATAACCTAGCGGAAAAGTTGAGAGCTGAGACTCATCAGGGAGGTGCACTTCATGGGGAGTTTGTTTTCACTAAGGTTACAGCACTAGCATTTTTAATATTTATTCTTGTCTACTTCCCTTGTGTCGCAGTTATTTCTGCAATAAAAAACGAATCGGGCTCGTGGAAATGGGCAATCTTTACAATATTCTTTACAACTGGATTAGCTTGGTTGCTAGCTTTTCTGGTTTATCAAATTGGAAACTTAATAGTAGGTTGATATGGTGCAAGAGATTTTAGTTTACCTGATAATAGCTGGTGCAATAGCTTATACGGCATACAATGTTTATCAAATTTTTAATCCTAAGAAGATAAACTCTGGTAAGTGTGCCGGATGCTCAACGGGTTCATGTGAAATAAAGAGTTTTGCAAACAAGAAAATTTAACATAATTTGATTAGCAATTAGTAGCTTAAATAAAGTTAAGCCCTTGCTGACTTAAATTAAATGCAATGCATAAAAACACTTAAATAATCTAGCAAATGAAAACAGTAAATCTTAAGGTGAAAAACATGAAATGTATGGGATGTGTTAACTCCATACAAAATAGCCTTACTGGGATGAATGGGATTAATGATGTTAAAATTGATTTAACCAATCAAACAGTAACGCTTACGTATGAATCCGATAATGCACTAGAAGATGTTTTTTCTAAACTAAAAGATATAGGATATCCAGCCGAGAAATTATAGCACATGATGTTTTCAATGCTATAATTAATAAATAGGTATAAGAGCAAAATTCCATATCCTTGTTAAAAACTTTTATACGGAAACCAAACAACGGTTTCCGATTTTTTATACATTTGCAATGCAAAACTAGGGGTGCCTGGCAAAGGCTGAGATCATACCCTTTAAACCTGAACAGGATAATACCTGCGGAGGGAAGTTTTGAGGTGTCAATTCTCCAAGCTTTTACCCTGTTGCATCTCCTAGTTTATTAAGTCAAACTAAAACTAATAAACTATGGAGTATCTGGTTTCCAAAGGAATTGTTGATTCCTACTTCGAAAAATTCAAAAAAATCCTAAATGTAGATGTTGCCATCGTAGGTGGCGGTCCTTCAGGACTTTTAGCATCCTACTACCTGGCTAAGAATGGTGTAAACGTCGTTCTTTTCGAACGCAAATTAGCTCCAGGAGGTGGAATGTGGGGCGGTGCCATGATGTTTAACGATATTATAGTCCAACACGAGGCATTGCCAATTGTTAATGAGTTAGGGATAAACCACAAACCTTACGCTGAAGGATTATATGTAATTGACTCCCTTCAGGCAACATCTTCGCTAATCTACCATGCAAGCAAAGCAGGCGCTACGCTAATGAACTGCATTTCCGTTGAGGATGTTGTCATACAAGACGAAAAAGTAAACGGTGTAGTTATAAACTGGGCTCCAGTTCACCGCGAAAGGATGCACGTTGATCCTATCATTGTAACTGCAAAAGTTGTTCTTGACGCAACCGGTCACGATTGTGAAGTGGCAAGAATCCTAGAGCGCAAGAATGGCATTAAACTTAACACACCAACTGGAAGCGTAATTGGGGAACGTAGTATGAGTGTTTACGAGGCCGAGAAAACTACCATTGAAAACACCAAAGAGATTTATCCGGGTTTGTTTGTCTCGGGCATGGCTGCAAATGGTGTTAGTGGAAGTTTCCGCATGGGGCCAATATTTGGAGGTATGCTTCTTTCTGGTCAAAAAGTTGCAAATACCATACTTAACGCAGTTAATCAAACAGTTTAGCTATGATAAGAAAAGAAGAAGGGTTTGGGCTATATGTAATTATTACACGCCCAACCCTTTCATATACTACAATAGCTGAGCAATGTGTTAAGTTGGGTATTAAAATGCTACAGCTAAGAGAAAAGCATCTTGACGATAGGCATCTTCTGAAAGTAGCTCGTGAACTCAGACAAATCACCAAGGGAACCAATACAAAACTTGTAATAAACGACCGACCTGATATTGCAGCACTTTGCGATGCCGATTACCTACACCTTGGACAAGATGATATACCAATTGAAGAGGCTCGCAAGATTGTAGGGAATATGAAGATTGGATTATCGACCCATTCCATTGCACAAGCCAAAGAAGCCCTAACGAAAAATCCCGATTACATCGGCTTTGGTCCAATTTATCCAACTAATGCTAAAGCAAAACCCGACCCACCTGTTGGAACTGAACAGCTAAAACAGGTAGTAGAGTTTAGTAGCGTACCAGTTGTTGCAATTGGAGGAATCTTTCCTGAAAATATTGAGGAAGTTCTTAGTGCTGGAGCAACTAGCATTGCCATGGTACGTCACCTAATGCAAACAGAATTTTTTACAGAATGTGCTAAAATGATAATTGAAAGGATTGAAAACTATGAATACTCAACTTCAATATGCAGCTAAGGGAATAGTCACCCCAGAAATGGAGCAAGCTGCCTTACACGATGGCGTTTCACCCAATTGGATATGCGCTCAAATTGCAGCAGGGCGGTGTGTTATTCCTAAAAACAAAAATCACAACATAAAAGCCAGAGCAATAGGTGATGGTCTTCCAACAAAAATTAATGCTAATATTGGAACATCTGGAAAGCATTGCTCCATAAACGAAGAGTTAGAAAAGTTAAAAATTGCTGCCAAATATGGCGCCGATTCAATAATGGACCTTTCAACGGGAGGCGATTTATTTCTAATTCTCTCAGAAGTTCTAAAGAACTCACCAGTAATGGTTGGCACGGTTCCAATCTATACCGTTGTAGCAAGAAAAGGAGAATTAGGCTTAAGCGATGAATTTATTTTTGACCCCGAGGAACTATTCCATGAAATTGAGGAGCAGGCAAAATTGGGCGTTGATTTCATGACCCTACACTGCGCTGTGACTCGCGAAAGTATTCGCTATCTCAAGACACATAAAAGAGTTACAGGCATTGTAAGCCGAGGAGGTTCATTAATTTATCGTTATATTAAACAAACAGGTAAAGAGAATCCTCTATACGAGCAATACGACAGAGTACTAGAAATATGCCAAAGGTACGATGTAACTATAAGTTTAGGAGATGGATTGCGCCCTGGTAGTGGCGCCGATGCAAACGACCACAGTCAAATTGAAGAACTGCTTATTCAAGGCGATTTAGTTAGGCGTGCCCAAGAAAAAGGAGTTCAAGTTATGGTTGAAGGCCCAGGTCACATGCCTCTCAACCAAATCGAAGCTAACATGAAACTAATGAAACGTATTTGTTATGGTGCTCCCCTTTACGTTTTAGGCCCACTTACTACCGATGCTGCAGCGGGTTACGACCATATTGCAGGTGCAATTGGCGGTGCAATTGCTGCCACCCATGGTGCTAATTTCCTTTGTTATGTTACCCCCGCAGAACATCTCTGCTTACCTAATATCGATGACGTTAAACAAGGTGTTATTGCTAGCCGAATTGCTGCACATTCTGCCGACATTGCTAATGGTCTCCCACTCGCTACATTAAACGATCTAAATTTATCGCGAGCTCGGTATGAGCTAAACTGGAACGAAATGTTCAAGTATATGATTGACCCAGAAAATGCACGCAAAAGAAAAAATGATTCGGAAAGCGAGAAGGACGATTACTGCACAATGTGCGGAGAATTATGCGCAATGAAAACTTACAAAAACTCAAGTAACTAATTTTATCTCATCAGCCTGGAGTAACTCCAGGCTGATTAATGTTTCAAAAAATGGTTCACATTTGCTGTATAGCTGCTCACGATACAAGCAATGGTGCTGGCATTACGCACGATTGTATTGTTGCTCATGATTTTGGCATAATGGCACATCCTGTTATTACAGCCATAACTACTCAGTCGTTTTACAATGTAGAAAAGATTGAACCCATTTATCCTGAAATAGTTAAAATGCAGTTAGAAAGTATTTTCAGAAATTTTCCAATAGCTGCAATTAAAATCGGAATGCTTTACGATCCAGAAACTATTAAAGCTGTTGCAGGAACTATTTCTCAACATCCCGATGCGATTACAATAGTTGACCCCATCATTAAATCGAGCGGTGGAGAAAACCTTTTGGCTAGGAAAGGATATAATACCTTAAAAGAAGAGTTATTACCCTTGGCAAATATTATCACTCCTAACAGAAATGAGCTCGAACAACTTTCAGAAATGGCTATTAACAGCATTGATGATGCGTTAAAAGCAGCACAAGTAATTTCAAGCCAGTATAAATGCAATGTTTTGGTTAAAGGTGGCCATTTTGATGGAACTATTTTAGAAGATTTCCTAATTGGCAACAACCTAAAAACATCTGTTACTCACGAACGTCGAAATTATAGGTACAACCATGGTAGCGGATGTACTCTTTCAACAGCACTAACATGCGCTTTAGCACTTGGATACAATAATCAGGAAGCTCTAAGGCATGCAGTAAACTACACTACCAAGTATTTTGATAGCATGAACATATCAATGTTTGAGTAGAATAATTTAAAATTTAGCGCCAAAACTAAAATAAAGCATACCTTTCTGAGGTTCAGTCAGGTACCTGTAATTAACAGAGCCACTAAGGTTTGATAATAGTTTATAATGAAGGCCCAATAGAATAAAGTGAGATCTTTCAATGTTTAGTGGTAAAGAGCGATTAATATAATCGTACCGGCCTATTATATCGGCCATAGGAGTAACAGAATAGCTTAGAAATGAGGAAATACCCCAAAAATCAGAATTCTTAGTAAATCCGTAATTTTTAACTGCATTATATTCAACTGCAAAACGATAACGCTCACTTTTGTAACCAGCAAAAAGCGATGTAACGCTTTTATCGTGACCTCCTATAAGGCTCTTTGGTGCAGGTGAAAAATCGGAATAAAACTTAACAATTGCACCTTTAACTGGGTAATACTCTAGGTTTAGTGAGTAAAGAAAATTGGCATCGCTATCCTGATGTTTAAATGGGCCATCTCCATTCGTTACAGAAAGTTGAGCTAGTAGTTTTGAGTTGTATTTCAGATCGACTTGAGCACCGAAATCGGCAGGATTACCATACCTGTGCACCTCTTGGAAGGTGAAATAGATATATCGGTATCCCCAAAACTTGTCCTGTGTGGTTAAATACTGTGTGTTTAATAGCTGTCCAATATGAAAATCGATAAAAGATGCTGGTGAATACTTTATTTCTGCCATTTTTAAAAAAGCTGTATAACGGCTACCCTCGTTGTAAGAAACATTTAACTCTGCCCCTAAACTATCGGTTACTCTGATAGCGTTTGTGGTTCGGGTTACGTCGTAAATGAGTGTGGCTTTAAACCTATCGTTCAAAGAAGCCGAATAACCCAAAAGCGCCGTAGGCATCTCAAATGCGCTACTTGGTGTATTACTACCACTAAGAGTGGTGTAATATGACGCAAAAATATTAGCCCAAATTTTATGCTTTAGCACATCGGTTGGATTCTTTTTACTCAATGAATCCTGAGAAAATGAATTTATGGTAAGTAAGCTTGAAAGTAATATCAGTAAACCTGTTCGCATTTTTTAAAAATTTAGCCGCGAAGGTATGAATATCGTTACTTTTAACAAAGAAAGACAAGGTGTTTCTGGGCAGAGTATTTAATCACATTGCCTCTATTATGGAAAATTCAAGCATGTATAGAATGATAAAAAAATATCATCCTAGCAACACAACTAGAAACTGTGTAATATCAATCTTTTTCAGATAAGCTAGGTAGAAGTTCATCCCTCACCCACTTGTAGTTTGGTTCTATGGCCAAAATTTTTAAATAGATGTTTTTTGCGAGCCTCTTATCACCTGCTTTCTTGGCAGCCAGCCCCATTTGAGTGTAAGTATTTATATACCACCAGGTCTTTTTGAGCGGTTTTTCCAATTCTATTTGCTCAATAGCTTTACGATAATAAGCAATGGCTTCAATAGGATTTCCTCCTACTATTGAAGGTGCATAATGCATAGCATTCCCTTTTTCAATAATTGCATAGATATTGGATGGGTCAATGGATAATGCTTCATTTATAAGTGAGGCACTTTTAGGCCCAAGAAAAGGAACCTTATAAGGGCTTATTGAAATTCGGTATGCCAGCAATGCAGCCTGAATGGCTTTAGAAGACGATTTATAATTTGATGATTTTACTAATATATTGGCATTATCTTCAGCTTTTTCTATTAGCTTTTCAGCTTTATCTATCTGCTTATTTCCTAATAAGTAACCAATATAACCATATTGAGCATGCAAAAGTTTAAATCGAGTTGTTGGTGAAGGTGATATGGAAACCAAAACCTCGAGTTCGCCTATCACCTTTTCCCAGTCATCCATTTTGCCAGTAACAAAAGCTTGGTATAAACGCTTATCGTACTCATCATAGTTATAGTCAACAGTGGTTTCGCTAACACTAACCAACGAAACAATAAGGGACATAAACAAAACTAAGCCTTTCAACATACTGCAAGAACTATATTATTTTTCTACCCTTCCAAATGAGTTTCACCTTTTTCTGGTTTCTTTCCCATTTGATAACCATTAACAAAAAGGCTATCTGTTGAAATGGAAATAGTAAAACAGTTTTAATAATACTATGTTTTGAAAGATCAGCAACAAGTATCCTTGCCATTAAAACCGAAAAGAAATAAACAAAAATCAGAGGGAATGGTAAAAATGTAAGAACAAGTATAGGGCCAATAGTTGTAAAAGCAGCAAGTCCTATCATAAAGTAATGGTTTTGACTGAATAACTGGAAAATATTTTCAGACACACCATTTATTGCATCAGCAGGATTAGGGTACATCCTGCAACGTATATCACTAGGCAAGCCAAGTAAAACTTCTGCTTTAAACTTTAACCGTTTTATTTTTTTTTGATTCGTTTTAATTTTCTTCCAAGATTTATTTTGAAGCATTTCTTGAAAATGATCACGGAAGAAATCGGCACTAAGCAATATCATTTGACTATTTGTTTCAAATAGCAATATGAGCTTTCTCAAAGACATAAATTTTAATGGATTCAACGATAGCAAAACCCACTGCATAAAAGGAACCGATATAGCCTCTGCCAATGATCCTAAAATCTGATAGGGGAAAAATAAAAGTAGATCAAGTTTCTTATACTGAATGTATGAAATGGAATTCTCAATTACATTCTTTGTTATCCTTGCACTAGGATCAATAAAAAGAAAGTATTCTCCTTTTGCTCGGTTTGCCAATTCTTGGTAAGCCTTATTTTTATTCAACCTTTCATCTGAAGTTTCTTCGCAATATACTATTTGAAACCGCTTATCGCTCTGTACAAAATTTTTAACAGTTTGCTTAGCAGAGTCGGTTAAAAAGCCGTAAATGATAACCTCAAAGTGCGAATAGGATTGAACTTGCAAGTTGGAAAGTAAATATAGTATATTATTCTCCTTATTAAGAGCAGGGATTAAAACAGAAATAAAAGTTTGTGTTTTAACAGGAAAAGATTGCAAATAGGGCTGAGAGAGATAGTTGAATAGAACAACAAAAAAACGTACGCACGCAAAAAGCACAAAAGGCAAAACTACGTAAAACGAAATCATTGTTTATAAAGTTTATCCTGTTTATATATACTCTGTTTAAGAAAAAGATTGTATGTCAGCTGAAATTGAGTCAAACTAAAGTCGGTTAACCTATCATATTCTTGTAGGTAAATGGTTAGCGAAGGCTTTTTGTAATTATAGTAGTCGATAAGGTTCGCACACATTAAAAGCCTAAAATTATCTGACTGCTGTGCAATTCGTTCAATACCCTTTTGAAACTCAAGTCCCATGTGATGTTGACTGTGAAGCCTCCCCTGTGGGTAATACACCAAAACATTGTTTGGCTGCGTTAGAACCTCCGAAGCAAACCTTAAACTTTCAAGCATACCTTTTGAAGTTGGAACAATTGCATACGCACCGAGTTTTTTTAAAAACCGATGCTTCTTAAGTTCACTTTCGAGCATCATCAGATAAAACTCTTTGCGAAGAAGCATGGTGTTGAGCTTCCAGGCAAAAAAACCGTCCCACCAGCTAAAATGGTTTGGGATTAAGAGTACTGAGCGGTTATCGGGAGTAAAGTCGCCCTCAATGCGAATTTCCCTAAAATGTAGATTTAACAAAAGATTGGCGTATACCTTAAAGAGAAAATAAAACAAATCGATTTTTGGAGGTTTAATTACTTCCATTAGCATGAAATATTTACCTAAAGTTAACCAATGGAACAATAAAAACAAACTGACAAATTTTAAAAAGCATAAAAATAAACGAAGATGCTATATAAGTTTGAAAGGCAATTTCATAGTCACAACAACTAGTTGAAAAATACTTTTAATGATTAAATAGATTTGGATCGCGAAAAGAAAAAATCCCATTAGCAAGTTCAATTCTTGCTTTTGCCTCCTCGTGATTTGGATTTATTTCTAGAACCTTCGCATAGAAACCCAACGCTTTTGACTCTTGCCCCATTCGTGAGTAAAGCCGACCCCAACAATAAATAGTTTCTTCATCATCTGGGTTAAGAGATTCTAAGTACTCTTTTGCCTGCTCAAACTTTCCTTCAGCAAGTAATTTATTGAACTTTTCCATTTTTTACTCATTTAATATCCTTATCCCCTTATAACCATATAACCTGTTACGCTCAATGTAATCCCAAACATCATCGGGTACATAACCCAATACATCTTTATCTTTAGCAATAATTGATCGAATAAGAGTTGCTGAAATGCCAATTATAGGAGCATCTACAAGGCTAAAACGTTCCGATGGGAACTCCTGCTTGTATGCATTACATTCCCTTGGATAAACCATAAAATCATAGGAAGAAATAAGTTCGTCATATCCCTTCCACTTGGGGAGTGTTTCCACAGTATCGGAACCAATAATTAAAACAAAATTATAATCGGGATAAGTACTTTTCAGCACCTTTAAGGTATCAATAGTATATGACGGCCTTGGTAAGTTCATTTCCACATCACATACTTTCAGCCTTGTATTATTCTCATGTATTGCAAGCTTAGCCATATTCAACCGGTGCTCATCGGATTCTAGTTCATCGGCTTTTTTAAGCGGATTAAGAGGGCTAACCACAAACCATATCTCATCAAGATCTGAGAATTCTAGGATATACTCGGCAATCACCAGGTGACCTGTATGAATTGGATTAAATGAACCGAAAAAGAGGCCTACTTTCATATCTATTCAAATAAAAATTTTCTAACCACGGTTTCTGCTTCTACAAATGCACTCTCAACCTGATTGTTTGTAAGGATGTAATCGAATTGGGGCGCAAAGGACAATTCCTCTTGCGCCTTGCCTATTCTAACATTAATTGTTTCTTCGGTTTCAGTACCCCGTTTCAACAACCTTTTCCTTAACTCATCAATAGAAGGTGGTTTAACAAAAACAGCAAGCGAATTTTTGGGGAACTTCTTTTTTAGGTTAAGTCCACCTTTTACATCAACATCAAACATTACATGATGCCCTTTGTCCCAAATACGTTTTAACTCCGACCATAAAGTTCCATAGTATGATCCAGGATACACCTCTTCCCATTCAACAAACTCTCCCCTTTCAATTTTTTCTTTAAATTCTTCAACTGTCAGGAAGTAGTAATCCTTACCGTGAATTTCACCATCTCGGGGTTTACGGCTGCAGGCCGAAATAGAAAACTCAAGTTGAGGGAACTTTTCAAGCAGGTGCTTTACAATTGTTGTTTTTCCCGCCCCTGATGGCGCTGAAAATATTAGGAGTTTACCTTCCATTCCTTACAAAATGTTTAAAACCTGTTCTTTAATTTTCTCCAGCTCATCTTTCATCATCACTACTATTCTTTGAATTTCGGCATCATTTGCTTTTGAACCAAGGGTGTTGATTTCACGTCCCATTTCCTGAGCAATAAACCCAAGTTTTCGGCCCACAGGCTCATTTAGAGCCACGGTTTCGGTGAAATAATTACAATGCTGCTTTAAACGAACTTTTTCTTCTGTAATATCAAGTTTTTCTAAATAGTATATTACCTCCTGTTCAAACCTATTTGCATCAACCTTTATGTCGTTAGAGAGCAGTTTAAGTGATTCAGCTAAACGGTTCCGAACATTTTCAATTCTTTGTTTCTCGAAAGGGATAACCTTGTCAAGGTAATCTAAGATATGTTGCACCCTACTTAACAGATCATTCTGAAGGATAGCACCCTCTTGCTTTCTAAAATCAACAAGAGCACGTAATGCATCTAAACATGTTTCTTTTACAACCTTAAGTTCATCGGGTTCTATCTCTTCCTTGGTTGCCTTAACTACTTCAGGCAAACGAAGCACAGCAGGAATAGCTGTTGAAGGATTTAGTTCTAAATCATTGTTTTTTGATATGCTATTAAGCTGATTATAATAAGCCATAAAAACAGCCTCATTAATAGGAATAGCTTTTGTTTCAGCCGTTTCTTCAACCGAGATGCTTAAATCCACCTTGCCTCTTTGCAGTTCTTTAGAAACTAAATTCCTAATTTCCATCTCCAAATCGCGATAAACACCAGGAAGTCTAGTGTTTAAATCAAGTTGTTTTGAGTTAAGGGAACGGACCTCAACAACAATCTTTTTGTTTTTATACTCCCTTTCGGCCTTTCCAAAGCCAGTCATTGATAAAAGCATGATTGCGAAACTTTAAAACTTTATGCAAAAGTACCCAAAAAGTACCTATTAACAAGAATTAGCTCAAAATATTATTTATAAAATTCATCTACTAAAAACAAGATACCCAAACTTGATATACATTTGCAATCAATTTTTTTTATAGTATGCAAAAAGGAATTCTTACCATTGCTCTTTTGGTTCTCTCCAACACATTTATGACTTTAGCATGGTATGGCCATCTTAAATTTAAAGAGATGAGATGGTTTGAAAATGTTGGACTTATTGGAATAGTGTTAATAAGTTGGGGAATTGCACTATTTGAATATTTTTTCCAAGTACCTGCGAATCGTATTGGATTTAAAGGCAATGGTGGGCCTTTCTCGCTCGTAGAGCTTAAAGTAATTCAAGAGGCAATTACACTTTTGGTTTTTATGGGGTTTTCATTCTTTGCTTTTAAAACTGAAACAATAAAGCTAAACCATATCATAGGGTTTGGGTTCTTAATACTTGCCGTGTATTTTATTTTTAAAAAATAAAAGAAGGAGGTCTAACGACCTCCTTCGCCCCAAACACTCGATTTTACAAAAAAATCGAAAGCTTCCAATAAAAACCGAACTAACCAACTTTTAAATCTGCTAAACCGGAAGCCTATTTTAATTATTGCAAATATAAGACCAAATGATTATTTCATACTATTTTAAAAGCTAAAAAATACGTTTTATTTTTAATGAATCTATTGTAAAAATTCATGGCCGTTTTTTTTAAGTTTATCAAAGAAAAACCAAACCATTGCGTAATAATGTTTAAATAACATTATATTTGAACTAAATATAACGAATACGGTGATGAAACCTTTAAGAATTAACGCTGAAATAGATTCACCCGAAATATTTTTTAACCCTGAAAGTAGAGTTTTTTCTATTTCAGGGATATCACACCCTGAAAATCCCAAGGAGTTTTATCAACAAGTTATAGATTGGTTAGATGAGTTTTACGAATACATGAAAAACCAAGAACCCTCAAAAATAATAGTTGACCTAAATTTTAGATATATTAACTCCACATCATACAAATATCTTCGTGAAGTATTGCGAAAGATTGCTACATTCAGAGATTCAAATTTTGAGGTTGAAGTTCTATGGTACTACCACGAGGAAGATGAAGAGCTCCTTCATGAAGGAGTTGTACTCTTTGAACTACCCGATATCAACTTACCATACAAATGTATTCCTTACAACTAATCGGTATAAAGTTTCAGGTTTTCAATCCTTGAGATGATACTTTTCAACAGTCTGATTAACACATCCATATCGTTGGCATTTACTGTTGACAATAATCTACCACTTGACTCATCAAACTTTAACTGATTCATAAGCTGATTTGCATCATAACCTGTCATCATTGAAAAGCATCTACATATCTCCTCAACCGAAACATTTCCACCAATAATATTGAAATTATAAAGCATAGAAATTAACAGAGATAACGATTCGTGCGAAATAACAATTGTATTTGCAGCAGGGGTTGGCTTTAATGCAGAATCGCTATCAACTCTTGCCTCAAATTCTGCTTCCAATACCTCTAGCTGTAACTCTTTTAAAGCGTTGACCACTTCTGGATAGAACCTTTTTTTAATATATAGCACTTCGGCGTACTTTTCCTGAAGATTCCCACTCTCAATAGCTTGTAGCTTTAGGTTGATTAATCTAATCCAGGAATCGATCTCAATGGGCAGATACTCATCAACAGGTAGTCTTCGAACTTGCTCTCTTATCCTTGCAATTAATGGATTTAGCTTTTGTAAAAAGAACTCCTCAATTAAAATATCAGATTGATTAATGATGTTATCGGGCGTGAAAAGC containing:
- the gmk gene encoding guanylate kinase — protein: MEGKLLIFSAPSGAGKTTIVKHLLEKFPQLEFSISACSRKPRDGEIHGKDYYFLTVEEFKEKIERGEFVEWEEVYPGSYYGTLWSELKRIWDKGHHVMFDVDVKGGLNLKKKFPKNSLAVFVKPPSIDELRKRLLKRGTETEETINVRIGKAQEELSFAPQFDYILTNNQVESAFVEAETVVRKFLFE
- the thiD gene encoding bifunctional hydroxymethylpyrimidine kinase/phosphomethylpyrimidine kinase, producing MVHICCIAAHDTSNGAGITHDCIVAHDFGIMAHPVITAITTQSFYNVEKIEPIYPEIVKMQLESIFRNFPIAAIKIGMLYDPETIKAVAGTISQHPDAITIVDPIIKSSGGENLLARKGYNTLKEELLPLANIITPNRNELEQLSEMAINSIDDALKAAQVISSQYKCNVLVKGGHFDGTILEDFLIGNNLKTSVTHERRNYRYNHGSGCTLSTALTCALALGYNNQEALRHAVNYTTKYFDSMNISMFE
- a CDS encoding glycosyltransferase family 2 protein, which produces MISFYVVLPFVLFACVRFFVVLFNYLSQPYLQSFPVKTQTFISVLIPALNKENNILYLLSNLQVQSYSHFEVIIYGFLTDSAKQTVKNFVQSDKRFQIVYCEETSDERLNKNKAYQELANRAKGEYFLFIDPSARITKNVIENSISYIQYKKLDLLLFFPYQILGSLAEAISVPFMQWVLLSLNPLKFMSLRKLILLFETNSQMILLSADFFRDHFQEMLQNKSWKKIKTNQKKIKRLKFKAEVLLGLPSDIRCRMYPNPADAINGVSENIFQLFSQNHYFMIGLAAFTTIGPILVLTFLPFPLIFVYFFSVLMARILVADLSKHSIIKTVLLFPFQQIAFLLMVIKWERNQKKVKLIWKGRKII
- a CDS encoding tetratricopeptide repeat protein, whose protein sequence is MEKFNKLLAEGKFEQAKEYLESLNPDDEETIYCWGRLYSRMGQESKALGFYAKVLEINPNHEEAKARIELANGIFSFRDPNLFNH
- a CDS encoding lysophospholipid acyltransferase family protein; protein product: MEVIKPPKIDLFYFLFKVYANLLLNLHFREIRIEGDFTPDNRSVLLIPNHFSWWDGFFAWKLNTMLLRKEFYLMMLESELKKHRFLKKLGAYAIVPTSKGMLESLRFASEVLTQPNNVLVYYPQGRLHSQHHMGLEFQKGIERIAQQSDNFRLLMCANLIDYYNYKKPSLTIYLQEYDRLTDFSLTQFQLTYNLFLKQSIYKQDKLYKQ
- the nadD gene encoding nicotinate (nicotinamide) nucleotide adenylyltransferase — protein: MKVGLFFGSFNPIHTGHLVIAEYILEFSDLDEIWFVVSPLNPLKKADELESDEHRLNMAKLAIHENNTRLKVCDVEMNLPRPSYTIDTLKVLKSTYPDYNFVLIIGSDTVETLPKWKGYDELISSYDFMVYPRECNAYKQEFPSERFSLVDAPIIGISATLIRSIIAKDKDVLGYVPDDVWDYIERNRLYGYKGIRILNE
- a CDS encoding tetratricopeptide repeat protein — its product is MSLIVSLVSVSETTVDYNYDEYDKRLYQAFVTGKMDDWEKVIGELEVLVSISPSPTTRFKLLHAQYGYIGYLLGNKQIDKAEKLIEKAEDNANILVKSSNYKSSSKAIQAALLAYRISISPYKVPFLGPKSASLINEALSIDPSNIYAIIEKGNAMHYAPSIVGGNPIEAIAYYRKAIEQIELEKPLKKTWWYINTYTQMGLAAKKAGDKRLAKNIYLKILAIEPNYKWVRDELLPSLSEKD
- a CDS encoding DMT family protein; the encoded protein is MQKGILTIALLVLSNTFMTLAWYGHLKFKEMRWFENVGLIGIVLISWGIALFEYFFQVPANRIGFKGNGGPFSLVELKVIQEAITLLVFMGFSFFAFKTETIKLNHIIGFGFLILAVYFIFKK
- a CDS encoding YicC/YloC family endoribonuclease — encoded protein: MLLSMTGFGKAEREYKNKKIVVEVRSLNSKQLDLNTRLPGVYRDLEMEIRNLVSKELQRGKVDLSISVEETAETKAIPINEAVFMAYYNQLNSISKNNDLELNPSTAIPAVLRLPEVVKATKEEIEPDELKVVKETCLDALRALVDFRKQEGAILQNDLLSRVQHILDYLDKVIPFEKQRIENVRNRLAESLKLLSNDIKVDANRFEQEVIYYLEKLDITEEKVRLKQHCNYFTETVALNEPVGRKLGFIAQEMGREINTLGSKANDAEIQRIVVMMKDELEKIKEQVLNIL